The Oncorhynchus tshawytscha isolate Ot180627B linkage group LG20, Otsh_v2.0, whole genome shotgun sequence genome has a window encoding:
- the LOC112219457 gene encoding serine/threonine-protein kinase TAO3 produces the protein MSGYKRMRRQHQKQLIALENRLKAEMDEHRLRLQKEVETHANNTYIELERLAKRHTVHTDKEIKAATAEEKRIQQQIIAQQKKELTTFVDNQKKEYRLCKDKIKEEMNEEPSTPKEEKQERLSRHKETVQRSQAEDEAHLLDQQRLVYDRSCRALKRRTLVKRHEFEQEQMREELNKKKTQKEMEQALMIRQDESTQELERRQLQTLQRLRVELIFLQHQTELENQEEYNGRRQRELHRKHALEQRQQPRNLKMLEMQIKKQFQDTCKVQNKQYKALRNHQLEVSPKSEHKAILKSLKEEQTHKLAVLAEQYEQSINEMMASQAMRLEEEQERECQALKQQLQQEMELLDAYQSKTKAQTEAQHERELQMLEQKVSLRRAHLEQKIEEELASLQKERTERIKQLFERQEREMDAFDAESARLGFGSLGSLDFPKEDDR, from the exons ATGTCTGGGTATAAGCGCATGCGGCGGCAGCACCAGAAGCAGCTGATCGCCCTGGAGAACAGGCTGAAGGCGGAGATGGACGAGCATAGGCTCCGGTTGCAGAAGGAAGTAGAGACCCACGCCAACAACACTTACATTGAACTGGAGAGACTGGCTAAACGGCACACCGTTCACACAGACAAAGAG ATAAAGGCAGCTacagcagaggagaagaggatccAGCAACAGATCATTGCCCAGCAAAAGAAGGAGCTGACCACCTTCGTAGACAACCAGAAAAAAGAGTACAGGCTCTGTAAAGACAAGATCAAAGAG GAGATGAATGAGGAGCCCAGTACGCCCAAGGAGGAGAAGCAGGAGCGTCTTTCCAGGCACAAGGAGACGGTGCAGCGCTCACAGGCTGAGGATGAGGCCCACCTTCTGGACCAGCAGAGGCTGGTCTATGACAGGAGCTGCCGTGCTCTGAAACGCAGGACACTGGTCAAGAGGCACGAGTTCGAACAGGAGCAAATGAGAGAG GAGCTGAATAAGAAGAAGACCCAGAAGGAGATGGAGCAGGCCCTGATGATCCGACAGGACGAGTCCACTCAGGAGCTGGAGCGCAGGCAGCTGCAGACACTGCAGAGGCTCCGTGTTGAGCTGATCTTCCTGCAGCACCAGACCGAGTTGGAGAACCAGGAGGAGTACAACGGCCGGCGGCAGAGAGAGCTGCACAGGAAGCATGCCCTGGAGCAGCGGCAGCAGCCCCGGAACCTCAAG ATGTTGGAGATGCAGATCAAGAAACAGTTCCAGGACACGTGTAAGGTGCAGAATAAGCAGTACAAAGCCCTGAGGAACCATCAACTTGAGGTCTCTCCTAAGAGCGAGCACAAGGCCATCCTAAAGTCACTGAAGGAGGAGCAGACACACAAGCTCGCTGTGCTGGCCGAGCAGTACGAGCAGAGCATCAACGAGATGATGGCCTCACAAGCG ATGCGtctggaggaggagcaggaaaGGGAGTGCCAGGCGTTgaagcagcagctgcagcaggagATGGAGCTCCTGGATGCCTACCAGAGCAAGACCAAGGCCCAGACAGAAGCCCAACATGAGAGGGAGCTGCAGATGCTGGAGCAGAAGGTCTCCTTACGCAGGGCCCACCTGGAACAGAAG ATTGAAGAGGAGCTGGCCTCACTTCAGAAGGAACGCACTGAAAGGATCAAGCAGCTTTTTGAAcggcaggagagggagatggacgcTTTCGATGCAGAGAGCGCTAGGCTGGGGTTTGGGAGCTTAGGATCGCTGGACTTCCCCAAGGAGGACGACAGATGA
- the LOC112219464 gene encoding heat shock protein beta-1 codes for MADHNKVLPRPLFRRDVNWDPFREWTQPSRMIMEQDFGLPPFLDPGDVSWIDWARRRLASSSWPGYTRHPLFTPSTALPAAVAPQTAARLQRQLSGGVSEIRTGQDSWRITLDVNHFSPEEISIKTKGGFLEITGQHEEREDEHGSVSRCFTRKYKLPPGVDLQHVSSSLSGEGILLVEAPLPGLTTTILPSDMVIPIQIKHECEGKE; via the exons ATGGCTGACCACAACAAGGTATTACCGCGTCCTCTTTTCCGCCGAGATGTAAACTGGGATCCTTTCCGTGAGTGGACACAGCCTAGCCGCATGATCATGGAGCAGGACTTTGGCCTCCCTCCTTTCCTGGATCCAGGCGATGTGAGCTGGATAGACTGGGCTAGGAGGAGACTGGCATCATCCTCCTGGCCAGGGTACACACGCCATCCCCTCTTCACCCCCAGCACTGCTCTCCCTGCTGCAGTGGCACCCCAGACCGCAGCCAGACTTCAGAGACAACTGTCTGGAGGAGTGTCAGAgatcaggacaggacaggacagctggagGATCACACTGGATGTCAATCACTTTTCACCAGAGGAGATATCAATCAAAACCAAGGGAGGCTTCCTGGAGATTACAG GTCAACACGAAGAAAGGGAGGACGAGCATGGATCAGTCTCAAGGTGCTTTACAAGAAAATACAA GCTGCCCCCTGGTGTGGACTTGCAGCACGTCAGCTCATCTCTGTCTGGTGAAGGGATTCTCTTGGTAGAAGCACCCCTCCCAGGCTTAACTACCACCATCCTCCCCAGTGACATGGTCATCCCCATTCAGATCAAGCACGAGTGTGAGGGGAAAGAGTGA